From the genome of Dermacentor andersoni chromosome 3, qqDerAnde1_hic_scaffold, whole genome shotgun sequence:
GCAtatttttgacttcctgttggataacagctcgttcggacgcagaaacactATATGGACGGCGGTGAATAGGGTtggcatcgccagtgtttatgcgatgggtcacgacggacgtttgacctaagggtcgatggtcaaagtaaaaaatgtcgcaatagccttcaagaacgcggcaaagagcttcagcttgagcgggtgtaaggtcagaggaaaccatcttctcaatctcgacgtcagtaccgtgcggtGACGCTCTGAGCTGAGtactgagctgtgacgatcttccactgtgaatggctcaatttcatcatcctgcaaagcgataattatagccaatgaaatcccctgaggcagaacttgcgcggttagcgcgaaattgacaaggggaaggcaggtgcggttgccagtaattgtcagcacagtgtgcggcacggtaacaccatgtgtaagtataactgccggaattggtgcgaccacgtagttaccgtcaggtacagctggtgaggacaacaagttgACGTGcgtcacagagtgaggcggtaggcgaataaaatccatgcagctcaaacggcttggaggcgggtccacagggtcggcaaggagaggcaagtcaaggcgaagtgagccggccgaacagtcaatgagggcagaatgattggcgaggaaatccagaccgagaatgagttcgtgagggcaatgctcgatgacggtgaagagaacgacggtgtgtctttcagcaatggtgagtcgcgcagagcacatgccaacaatagcgacagtccctccgtcggcgacttgtacgaatcggttcggggcaggcgtcagaactttcttgagccgatggcgaagagcagcactcataatggacatatgcgccccggtgtcaatcaacgcgcacacaggaacattgtcgacgagaacgtccaaaagattcttgttcgtcggtaaggtgaagcgaggattttcagccaatgtcgtctttgcagcttcacctccagaagctgcactgacTAGTTTTCCGGTTgagggtgcggcgagtaggtcggagaaggagcacggcgtgacgggggcgaacaagattgacgacgggagggagaaggcgagcgggagtagcggggtcgtgtcaaaggtgtcgctgGGTCaaatgatggagcgggcatagaaggagcgaaagaaaaggacgtgctagaggggcgagggtggtaatcaggagaatagcgtatcggagaagtccagcggctgcggcagtggcgagcgacatgtccaatgcgtcggcaattaaaacagatcggctggtCATCCAcagttcgccattcggaggggttgtgCTGGccgtaagaggagtaagaagaacgTGGTGGGGACAtgcgtggagaaagaggttccgagcgtatggaacgaatggattgcaggccgacgttggacaactcttgacggacgacggcctggatcaaggagattgtcaccggagaatgatcaggtgacgtgaatgaaggggccgccggttgtgccgcttcgacctcacgacgaatgatgcgggtcaagttatCACATCgtgacggctggtggaagaggtcgtcacaggatgatgtagcagctgtgttgggaagtcgcgtgatgtgctgggatacccggcggcttttagcatgctcgagacggcggcactccttgaggatcgcatcGATACTGGTGACGtttgtaaacaccagtaaattgaaggcgtcgtcagcagtgcctttgaggacgtgattaaccttatcgtcctcagacatggtcgggtcagtcttggcacaaagggccaagacgtcgagaatgtacgacacgtaggattCGGTCGACGTCTTTTTTGGCagtgacttggcgaccgaacggattgccaaagaggtcgcggagcttctctttgaagagatcccagctcgagatctcctcttcgtgagtctggaaccatgcaagtggaactgcgtcgaggtagaaaagaacgttcgcaagcataatagttggatcccacctgtgactggtgctgacacgttcgtataagcggagccagtcgtcaacatcaggactgccgactccgttgaaaacaccaggatcccgagggggggaGACGGCGACGTacgtcggggctgcaggcggagacggtggcgtagatgaagtgccgccagccggagccgaagttgcagtgtcgccgttgcgaccgctgcgaagcttcatgacgggtacggggaacgtccacctccaccaaaataaTGTTGCGTGTAGCTGTAGCCTAAtgctatacagttaaacctggatataacgaagttgacaaaagctcgcaatttttcgttacatgcaggttttcgttacatgcaggtttcgcgtgaaggctcgtacgaatgatgcagaaacgaaaccaaatagctcaatatatccgtgaaggtgaactcacccttcaatcatttattttacactaaaaaactgcgtaatttccgcttgcttcttcggcacgagtgTAGGCACAACACGCCGCTCCAAAGAGGCTAAATCGTGTAGAGCTCCTTCATTGTCGAGCGAGCCGATGAAACGGCGCATAACGTCCATTGCGTTCATCACCTCCTTTGCAGTAGGCACGTCACACGGATCTGCCtcacaagcaccatcatcaccgccatccggattttgcacgctttcagctactgctgcatcagacatttcttctgtagtcacggcggcgttgtcggcaaacaaaaagtcagtcagttcaacgtcgtcgggtacaccaccgttagtacatagctcgttccacgcttcggccacattggacggagtagaaaggtcttcctcctcctcgtcggcaccagcccgtgcgtttttggctattccggcctttaaaaagcaattcgcgataacttctgccctgacctcttgccaggaggcagcaagcatctcgactgcttgataaatgtcgatcttcatctcccgttccagacggatgtcgagaagtattttcaggattagtcggcgccggtaacagcatttaaaactgttaatgacccctttgtccaggggttgtattagggacgtgcagttggccgggaagtaatgaagttcgatgttcgacagctgcaggccctcgacgtggtgcgccgagcaattgtccagcagtaggcaaacttgacggccttgccgcttgacgtcctggttaaattcctttaaccactcagaaaatattggccgagtcatccacgctttggaattcgccacatacttcacgggcatacg
Proteins encoded in this window:
- the LOC140216277 gene encoding tigger transposable element-derived protein 6-like gives rise to the protein MLPGRTLALKGDDCRGGKQSKLRITILLCANLDGTDKRVPLVVGKSARPRCFKGTKRMPVKYVANSKAWMTRPIFSEWLKEFNQDVKRQGRQVCLLLDNCSAHHVEGLQLSNIELHYFPANCTSLIQPLDKGVINSFKCCYRRRLILKILLDIRLEREMKIDIYQAVEMLAASWQEVRAEVIANCFLKAGIAKNARAGADEEEEDLSTPSNVAEAWNELCTNGGVPDDVELTDFLFADNAAVTTEEMSDAAVAESVQNPDGGDDGACEADPCDVPTAKEVMNAMDVMRRFIGSLDNEGALHDLASLERRVV